Proteins encoded by one window of Paenibacillus sp. DCT19:
- a CDS encoding DNA-directed RNA polymerase subunit beta, whose translation MTDTEQQNSKPDKTKVKKKSGWRIARWFLVPFLLVLALAGGMVAGYVVLGKQDIGSVFEWSTWEHVYNLVFAP comes from the coding sequence ATGACAGATACAGAGCAGCAGAACAGTAAGCCGGATAAGACGAAAGTCAAGAAGAAGAGTGGATGGCGTATTGCCAGATGGTTTCTGGTTCCGTTTCTGCTTGTTCTTGCCCTCGCTGGTGGTATGGTCGCTGGCTATGTAGTACTGGGTAAACAGGATATCGGCTCCGTATTCGAGTGGAGCACTTGGGAGCATGTGTATAATCTGGTGTTCGCTCCATAG